One segment of Tenrec ecaudatus isolate mTenEca1 chromosome 1, mTenEca1.hap1, whole genome shotgun sequence DNA contains the following:
- the LOC142453956 gene encoding olfactory receptor 1f45-like, with product MGNQTHVSEFILLGLSSELQRQQVFFSLSFTLYLIGGLGNLLTLLAIISDSRLHSPMYFFLSNLSLLDLCFTSSTIPKMLANHLCGCTTISFPACLAQMYFFIAFGAADSILLSAMAYDRYLAICCPLHYVTIMDALRCTLLVAVPWISANLVSLVHTILMTHLSFCSNRIPHFFCDLNALIRLSCSDTHVNEMLVLVLGGSVVLIPFVCIMVSYTPIAVAVWRVPSAQGKWKAFSTCGSHLCVVILFYGTIIGVYFNPTATHATQKDMAATVMYTLVTPMMNPFIYSLRNRDLKGALKKLLGGNHLAKLANSL from the coding sequence ATGGGCAATCAGACCCACGTCTCGGAGTTCATCCTACTTGGCCTCTCCTCCGAGCTCCAGCGCCAGCAGGTCTTCTTTAGTCTATCCTTCACCCTGTACTTGATTGGAGGTCTGGGGAACCTGCTCACCCTCTTGGCCATCATCTCTGACTCGCGTCTCCACagccccatgtacttcttcctcagcaACCTGTCTCTTCTTGACCTCTGCTTTACCTCCTCCACCATCCCCAAGATGCTGGCCAACCACCTGTGTGGATGCACCACCATCTCTTTCCCAGCATGCTTGGCCCAGATGTATTTCTTCATAGCTTTTGGGGCAGCTGACAGCATCCTTCTCTCAGCCATGGCTTATGACCGCTACCTGGCCATCTGTTGCCCACTGCACTATGTGACCATCATGGACGCCCTTCGGTGTACCTTGCTGGTGGCGGTACCCTGGATCTCAGCCAACCTTGTCTCCCTGGTCCATACGATCCTGATGACTCACCTGTCCTTTTGCTCCAACAGAATCCCACACTTCTTCTGTGACCTCAATGCCTTGATCAGGCTCTCTTGTTCTGATACACACGTCAATGAGATGCTGGTGCTGGTCTTGGGGGGCTCTGTGGTTTTGATCCCTTTTGTGTGCATCATGGTCTCTTACACACCTATCGCGGTGGCTGTGTGGAGGGTGCCCTCAGCGCAGGGAAAGTGgaaagccttctccacctgcGGCTCTCACCTTTGTGTAGTCATTCTCTTCTATGGAACGATCATTGGCGTCTACTTCAACCCCACAGCCACCCACGCCACTCAGAAGGACATGGCAGCCACAGTGATGTACACTCTGGTCACTCCCATGATGAACCCCTTCATCTACAGCCTGCGGAACCGAGACCTGAAAGGTGCCCTCAAGAAACTCCTTGGTGGGAACCACTTGGCTAAATTGGCCAACTCTCTTTAG